A region from the Aquimarina sp. ERC-38 genome encodes:
- a CDS encoding RES family NAD+ phosphorylase encodes MLVYRIERTKYLETALTGIGAASSGGFRWNSKNTFMVYTSESRALSLLEVTMHLDTSEDLPSDRNYLTIEIPDTVSIAEIKLEDLPENWDAKPPGLGTKFIGDDFILYKKAAVLKVPSCIVPSEYNYLINPNHSESGNIKILETQALQFDQRLKKQH; translated from the coding sequence ATGCTGGTCTATCGAATTGAAAGAACCAAATATTTAGAAACAGCATTAACAGGTATAGGGGCAGCTTCTTCCGGTGGATTTCGATGGAATAGTAAAAACACTTTTATGGTTTACACTTCGGAGTCTCGGGCGCTTTCACTTTTAGAAGTTACAATGCACTTAGATACCAGTGAAGATTTACCTTCAGATCGAAACTACCTTACTATTGAAATCCCGGATACGGTAAGCATCGCAGAAATCAAATTGGAAGATTTGCCTGAAAACTGGGATGCCAAACCCCCCGGACTGGGTACAAAGTTTATTGGAGATGATTTTATTTTATACAAAAAAGCAGCAGTATTAAAAGTACCCAGTTGTATTGTACCTTCAGAATATAATTATCTTATCAACCCAAATCATAGTGAAAGTGGCAATATTAAAATTTTAGAAACGCAAGCTTTACAATTTGACCAAAGACTTAAAAAACAGCACTAA
- a CDS encoding antitoxin Xre/MbcA/ParS toxin-binding domain-containing protein, whose amino-acid sequence MEKLDIQNSLKRADRNSRDKKKSLFYLTIDNKNFSWSGYEDKIQIIRKGLPYGAIEALSKRSNIPVKHYLNALQIVQTTYNKKKKAKSILSKKDSEFILTLTELFDYGCIVFNNEIEKFQRWLQKPNISLGGVSPDSLFDSLLGIQQVKNSLDRLEYGNFA is encoded by the coding sequence ATGGAAAAGTTAGATATACAAAATAGCTTAAAAAGAGCTGATAGGAATTCAAGAGATAAAAAAAAGTCACTTTTTTATTTAACTATTGACAATAAGAATTTCAGTTGGTCAGGGTATGAAGATAAAATTCAAATTATCAGAAAAGGATTACCCTACGGAGCTATTGAAGCCCTAAGCAAACGTTCTAATATCCCGGTAAAACACTATTTGAATGCATTGCAAATTGTCCAGACCACTTATAATAAAAAGAAAAAGGCTAAAAGTATATTGAGTAAAAAGGACAGTGAATTCATACTAACCTTAACTGAATTATTTGATTACGGATGTATCGTTTTTAATAATGAAATTGAAAAATTTCAAAGGTGGTTACAAAAACCTAATATTTCGTTAGGAGGTGTTTCTCCGGATTCGCTTTTTGACTCGTTACTAGGTATTCAACAGGTTAAAAACAGTCTAGATCGTCTGGAATACGGCAATTTTGCTTAA
- the rsmI gene encoding 16S rRNA (cytidine(1402)-2'-O)-methyltransferase, with the protein MSKLYIVPTPIGNLEDITLRALSVLKNADRILAEDTRTSGKLLKHFEITTSMQSYHMHNEHQVTAGIVNRIKQGETVAMISDAGTPAISDPGFLLVRACIQQGVEVDCLPGATAFVPALVNSGLPNDKFVFEGFLPVKKGRQTRLQMLSEETRTIIFYESPHKLLKTLTHLSEFLGKDRQTSVSREISKIYEETIRGTLEEMIAHFKEKAPKGEIVLVVAGKK; encoded by the coding sequence ATGTCCAAATTATATATAGTGCCGACTCCCATCGGAAATCTGGAAGATATCACTTTACGTGCGCTTAGTGTTTTGAAGAATGCGGATCGTATCCTGGCAGAAGATACCCGTACCAGCGGTAAACTTCTAAAACATTTTGAGATTACCACGTCCATGCAAAGTTATCATATGCATAATGAGCATCAGGTAACAGCAGGTATTGTCAACCGTATCAAGCAAGGGGAGACTGTGGCTATGATTAGTGATGCCGGAACTCCCGCCATTAGTGATCCTGGGTTTTTACTGGTCAGGGCTTGTATTCAACAAGGGGTAGAGGTGGACTGCTTACCGGGAGCCACTGCTTTTGTTCCCGCCTTGGTAAATAGTGGGTTACCTAATGATAAATTCGTTTTTGAAGGCTTTTTACCGGTAAAAAAAGGCCGGCAAACCCGGTTACAGATGTTGAGTGAAGAAACAAGAACGATAATCTTTTATGAATCCCCGCATAAATTACTTAAAACCCTAACCCATCTATCAGAATTTTTAGGAAAAGATCGGCAAACCTCAGTTTCGCGTGAAATTAGTAAAATTTACGAAGAAACTATTCGGGGTACTTTAGAAGAAATGATAGCTCATTTTAAAGAAAAAGCACCAAAAGGCGAAATTGTACTTGTGGTTGCAGGGAAGAAGTGA
- a CDS encoding thymidine kinase — MFLENTVNHKEQFGWIEVICGSMFSGKTEELIRRLKRAKFARQKVEIFKPAIDTRYDEEMVISHDANEIRSTPVPAAANIPILADACDVVGIDEAQFFDNEIIKVCNDLANSGIRVIVAGLDMDFKGNPFGPMPGLMATAEYVTKVHAVCTRTGNLAQYSFRKNQKDDLVLLGETETYEPLSRAAYYKAMLREKVKDIKVRDAELVQKKKK; from the coding sequence ATGTTTTTAGAAAACACCGTAAATCATAAAGAACAATTCGGATGGATAGAAGTCATTTGCGGATCTATGTTTTCTGGTAAAACCGAAGAATTAATACGACGTCTAAAACGGGCAAAGTTTGCCAGGCAAAAAGTAGAAATCTTCAAACCTGCCATAGATACGCGTTACGATGAAGAAATGGTCATATCTCATGATGCCAATGAAATCCGGTCAACCCCGGTACCCGCTGCTGCAAATATACCTATATTGGCAGATGCTTGTGATGTGGTAGGAATTGATGAAGCCCAGTTTTTTGATAACGAAATTATTAAAGTCTGTAATGACCTAGCTAATAGTGGTATCCGAGTGATTGTTGCTGGTCTGGATATGGATTTTAAAGGAAATCCATTTGGACCTATGCCCGGATTAATGGCTACTGCCGAGTATGTGACCAAAGTACATGCGGTTTGTACCCGAACCGGTAACCTGGCGCAGTATAGCTTTAGAAAAAATCAAAAAGACGACCTGGTTTTATTAGGAGAAACCGAAACCTACGAACCTTTAAGCCGAGCTGCGTATTACAAAGCCATGCTGAGAGAAAAGGTAAAAGATATTAAAGTCCGGGATGCGGAGTTGGTACAAAAGAAAAAGAAATGA
- the alr gene encoding alanine racemase, which yields MTNMYHETVLEIHLPHLTHNFKYLKSKISAETKFMAVVKAAGYGSEAAPVAKHLQSLGVDYFAVAYTSEGVELVQKGITTPILVLHPQPTHFKELVTHRLIPSLYNLYVLKEFIQFCTSEGITQYPVHLKFNTGLNRIGFSMDDIDACYGLIRNTKAVIVEGILSHLAASEDLKEKEFTLGQIKSFQTIVSKAPSLFGTIPLVHQSNTSGILNYPEAHFTMVRSGIGLYGFGNDVKFDKNLKPVTSLKSVITQINTIKKGESVGYNRAFVANKKTISATIALGHADGIGRIFGNQKGFVWIHGKKAPILGNVCMDMLMVDVTAILCSVGDEVIIFNAHHTAASVAEISGTISYELLTAISPRVKRKIINR from the coding sequence ATGACAAACATGTACCATGAAACCGTTCTGGAAATTCACTTACCGCATCTTACCCATAATTTTAAGTATTTAAAGAGTAAAATCTCAGCCGAAACTAAATTTATGGCCGTGGTGAAAGCTGCGGGCTACGGAAGCGAAGCAGCGCCTGTTGCAAAACACTTGCAAAGCCTTGGCGTTGATTATTTTGCTGTTGCCTACACGTCTGAAGGTGTAGAACTGGTGCAAAAAGGTATTACTACTCCTATCCTGGTACTACACCCACAACCCACACATTTTAAAGAACTGGTTACACATCGATTGATACCCAGTTTGTACAATCTGTATGTCCTAAAGGAATTTATTCAATTCTGTACATCTGAGGGTATTACTCAATACCCGGTACACCTTAAATTCAATACCGGATTAAACAGGATTGGTTTTTCTATGGATGATATTGATGCATGTTATGGACTAATCAGGAACACAAAAGCTGTAATAGTAGAAGGGATCTTATCACATTTAGCCGCCAGTGAAGATTTAAAAGAAAAAGAATTCACATTAGGACAAATTAAAAGTTTTCAAACAATCGTGTCAAAAGCGCCATCCCTTTTTGGTACTATCCCTTTGGTGCATCAATCAAATACTTCCGGTATTTTAAATTATCCGGAAGCCCATTTTACCATGGTCCGAAGCGGGATTGGCCTTTACGGATTTGGGAACGATGTTAAGTTTGATAAAAACCTAAAACCCGTAACTTCCTTAAAGTCGGTCATTACCCAGATAAATACTATTAAAAAAGGAGAAAGTGTAGGCTATAACCGGGCATTTGTTGCTAATAAAAAAACAATTTCAGCAACCATTGCCCTGGGTCACGCAGATGGTATTGGCAGAATTTTTGGAAATCAAAAAGGCTTTGTTTGGATACACGGTAAAAAAGCTCCTATTTTGGGTAATGTCTGTATGGATATGTTGATGGTTGATGTAACAGCTATTCTTTGTTCTGTAGGTGACGAAGTCATTATTTTTAATGCTCATCACACCGCAGCAAGTGTAGCTGAAATATCCGGTACTATTTCTTATGAATTGCTTACGGCAATCTCACCCAGGGTTAAAAGAAAGATAATAAATAGGTAA
- the mscL gene encoding large conductance mechanosensitive channel protein MscL yields MGFFADFKKFLLKGDIVALATAVIIGGAFNKIVGSLVADVIMPIIGLFMGGQNVNNLFFTLDGSEHATLEAAKEANAAILTYGNFLQAIIDFIIIGFVIYLLLKGYEKTKKKEEAAPAAPKGPTQEELLIEIRDELKKKNM; encoded by the coding sequence ATGGGTTTTTTCGCAGATTTTAAAAAGTTTTTATTAAAAGGTGACATCGTTGCTTTGGCCACTGCGGTTATTATTGGAGGGGCATTTAACAAAATTGTTGGTTCCTTAGTAGCAGATGTTATTATGCCTATTATAGGATTATTTATGGGAGGGCAAAATGTTAATAACCTATTCTTTACACTAGATGGTAGCGAACATGCAACGCTAGAAGCAGCAAAAGAAGCAAATGCTGCAATATTGACCTATGGTAATTTTCTACAGGCCATTATCGACTTTATTATTATTGGTTTTGTCATATATTTGTTATTAAAAGGCTATGAAAAAACCAAGAAGAAGGAAGAAGCAGCTCCGGCAGCACCAAAAGGACCTACTCAAGAAGAACTTCTTATTGAAATTAGAGACGAATTAAAGAAAAAGAATATGTAA
- a CDS encoding aspartate-semialdehyde dehydrogenase: protein MKVAVVGVTGMVGTIMLKVLEERNLPISELIPVASERSVGKKITYKDKEYEVVGLATAVSMQPDIALFSAGGSTSEEWAPQFAETGTIVIDNSSAWRMDPTKKLVVPEINADALTTDDKIIANPNCSTIQLVMALAPLHKKYKIKRIVISTYQSITGTGVKAVQQLENEYKDVKGEMAYPYPIHKNAIPHCDVFQENGYTKEEMKLVNETQKILDDRTIAVTATAIRIPVVGGHSESVNIEFEKDFDENEVRTILNDTPGIIVQDNPQTNTYPMPIYAEGKNEVFVGRIRRDHSRENALNMWIVSDNLRKGAATNAVQIAEYLYENKLIPAVTV from the coding sequence ATGAAAGTAGCAGTGGTAGGTGTCACCGGTATGGTAGGTACCATTATGTTAAAGGTATTGGAAGAAAGAAACCTTCCCATTTCAGAATTAATTCCCGTAGCTTCTGAAAGGTCGGTTGGAAAAAAAATCACGTATAAAGATAAAGAATACGAAGTAGTAGGATTGGCTACAGCAGTAAGCATGCAACCGGATATTGCCTTATTTTCTGCCGGAGGAAGTACTTCTGAAGAGTGGGCCCCTCAATTTGCTGAAACAGGAACTATAGTAATTGATAATTCATCTGCCTGGCGGATGGACCCTACTAAAAAATTAGTGGTTCCTGAAATTAATGCGGATGCACTTACCACGGATGATAAGATTATTGCAAACCCTAATTGCTCTACAATACAGTTAGTAATGGCACTAGCTCCTTTACATAAAAAATATAAGATTAAAAGGATTGTAATATCTACCTATCAATCGATTACTGGCACTGGAGTAAAAGCCGTACAACAGTTAGAAAATGAGTATAAAGATGTAAAAGGTGAAATGGCGTATCCCTATCCTATTCATAAAAATGCCATTCCGCATTGCGATGTATTTCAAGAAAACGGATATACTAAAGAAGAAATGAAACTCGTCAACGAAACTCAAAAAATCCTGGACGACCGGACGATTGCAGTAACAGCTACGGCTATTCGTATTCCAGTAGTAGGCGGACATAGCGAAAGTGTGAATATTGAGTTTGAAAAAGATTTTGATGAAAATGAGGTACGTACAATTCTAAACGATACTCCCGGAATCATTGTACAGGACAATCCGCAAACCAATACGTACCCAATGCCCATTTATGCCGAAGGGAAGAATGAGGTTTTTGTAGGTCGAATTCGAAGAGATCATTCACGTGAAAATGCATTAAATATGTGGATTGTATCAGATAACTTACGTAAGGGAGCTGCTACCAATGCGGTACAAATAGCAGAATATTTGTATGAAAATAAATTAATACCTGCGGTTACTGTGTAG
- a CDS encoding prolyl oligopeptidase family serine peptidase — MKNSFFTFSLILFLSFVMNAQQNKSLSYPETKKGNVVDTYFNTEVEDPYRWLEDDRSPETEAWVKQQNQFTQSYLQKIPYRDALKNRLTEIWNYETVSAPVKEGDYYYFRKNTGLQNQYVIFRFKEPGATPELFLDPNAFSKDGTVSLGSLEFTKDGSLAAYTISEGGSDWRKVLVMDTKTRKIIGDTLTNVKFSGTSWKGNEGFYYSSYDKPEGSELSAKTDQHKLYFHKLGTSQKEDQVLYGSTPDEKHRYVGGYVTEDQQYLVLSLTNNTSGNKLYIKELNNDKSDFVPILPTENSDTYVITSEGSTLYLMTNLNSPNYKVVKTDIKNPSVENWIDVIPEKEQKLTISIGGGFMFAEYMYDAISKVFQYDHQGKLIKEIELPGIGSVSGFGGTKEDTIMYYNFTNYYTPSSIYSYNLKTQKTKLYRKSKSKFDSDQYTSKQVFYTSKDGTKIPMIITHKKGIELNGKNPTMLYGYGGFNISLTPAFSISNSLWMEQGGILAVPNLRGGGEYGKKWHLAGTKMKKQNVFDDFIAAGEYLIQEKYTSKEFLAIRGGSNGGLLVGAVMTQRPDLMQVALPAVGVLDMLRYHTFTAGAGWAYDYGTAEDSKEMFDYLKKYSPVHAVKKTAYPATLVTTGDHDDRVVPAHSFKFAATLQEHQTGEAPVLIRIETDAGHGAGTPTSKTIEQYADIFGFTLYNMGFKELPVITQKLSQGQ, encoded by the coding sequence ATGAAAAATTCATTCTTTACTTTTAGTCTTATTCTATTTTTATCGTTTGTTATGAATGCCCAACAGAACAAGTCTTTATCTTATCCCGAAACCAAAAAAGGAAACGTAGTTGATACTTACTTTAATACAGAGGTTGAAGACCCCTACCGTTGGTTAGAAGACGATCGTAGTCCTGAAACCGAAGCCTGGGTCAAACAACAGAATCAGTTTACCCAATCTTATCTGCAAAAAATACCGTACCGGGATGCTTTAAAAAATAGATTAACCGAAATCTGGAATTATGAAACGGTTTCTGCTCCTGTAAAAGAAGGAGATTATTATTATTTCAGAAAAAACACCGGGCTTCAAAATCAGTATGTAATTTTTCGTTTTAAAGAACCCGGAGCTACTCCTGAACTTTTTCTAGATCCTAATGCTTTTAGTAAAGACGGAACGGTTTCTTTAGGTTCGCTGGAATTTACTAAAGACGGAAGCCTTGCAGCCTATACCATTTCAGAAGGAGGAAGTGACTGGCGTAAAGTTTTGGTTATGGATACTAAAACCCGTAAAATTATTGGAGATACGCTAACTAATGTTAAATTTTCCGGTACTTCCTGGAAAGGAAATGAAGGTTTTTACTATTCTAGTTACGATAAACCGGAAGGAAGCGAACTTTCGGCGAAGACCGATCAGCATAAATTATATTTTCATAAACTAGGTACTTCTCAAAAAGAAGATCAGGTTCTTTACGGAAGTACCCCGGATGAAAAGCACAGGTATGTAGGAGGTTATGTTACTGAGGATCAACAATATTTAGTACTTAGTTTGACAAATAATACTTCGGGTAATAAACTGTATATTAAAGAATTAAATAATGACAAATCTGATTTTGTTCCTATCCTACCTACTGAAAATAGTGATACCTACGTAATTACTTCAGAAGGTTCTACCTTATATTTAATGACAAATTTGAATAGTCCGAATTATAAAGTGGTTAAGACAGATATTAAAAACCCTTCAGTAGAAAATTGGATAGATGTAATTCCGGAAAAAGAACAAAAACTAACCATAAGCATCGGGGGTGGCTTTATGTTTGCGGAGTACATGTATGATGCCATTTCCAAAGTTTTCCAATATGATCATCAGGGTAAATTAATTAAAGAAATTGAATTGCCTGGTATTGGAAGTGTCAGTGGTTTTGGAGGTACAAAAGAAGATACGATTATGTATTACAATTTTACTAACTACTATACGCCTTCTTCTATTTACTCTTACAATTTAAAAACTCAAAAAACCAAATTATACCGTAAGTCCAAATCTAAATTTGACAGTGATCAGTATACTAGTAAACAGGTATTCTATACTTCAAAAGACGGTACTAAAATACCGATGATAATTACTCATAAAAAAGGGATTGAATTAAATGGTAAAAACCCAACGATGCTTTATGGTTATGGAGGTTTTAATATTAGTTTAACCCCGGCATTTAGTATATCCAACTCCCTATGGATGGAGCAGGGAGGTATTCTGGCAGTTCCAAATCTTAGAGGGGGTGGGGAATACGGAAAAAAATGGCATCTTGCCGGTACTAAAATGAAGAAACAAAATGTTTTTGACGATTTTATTGCCGCAGGTGAATACCTTATTCAAGAAAAATATACTTCCAAAGAATTTTTGGCTATTCGGGGTGGTTCTAATGGTGGCTTGTTAGTAGGAGCCGTAATGACCCAGCGCCCGGATCTAATGCAGGTAGCACTTCCCGCCGTAGGTGTTTTGGATATGTTGCGCTATCATACTTTTACCGCCGGAGCAGGATGGGCTTATGATTACGGAACTGCAGAAGACAGTAAAGAAATGTTTGACTATTTAAAAAAGTATTCACCCGTTCATGCGGTTAAAAAAACAGCGTATCCGGCAACCCTGGTAACCACTGGTGACCATGATGACCGGGTAGTTCCGGCACATTCGTTTAAGTTTGCCGCTACATTACAAGAACACCAGACCGGAGAAGCTCCTGTACTCATCAGAATAGAAACCGATGCCGGTCATGGAGCAGGTACCCCTACTTCAAAAACAATTGAACAATACGCCGATATCTTTGGGTTTACTTTATATAATATGGGGTTTAAAGAATTACCGGTTATTACTCAAAAATTATCACAGGGACAATAG
- a CDS encoding ABC transporter ATP-binding protein, with protein MLQVHNLSFAYKETKVLKHISFSIKKGDHIALIGESGCGKSTLLQLIYGILDPAEGKLSWNNKPILGPRYHLIPGEESMKYLSQGFELLPYRTVAENIGYYLSNTDIKLKRGRVSELLDIVELQEYGNTRIEQLSGGQKQRVALAKALAKKPELLLLDEPFGNIDNFRRSSLRRNLYAYLTRNQITSITATHDQTDILSFASQTLVLQSGELIIQKNTKQLYQNPGSYYIASLFGEVNKINAHLLYTEISKDVIALIYPHEIILQPKSVYKAKVRNSYFNGSHYLIEAVFDKKILFIHSPVTFVEGDFIGFQIPKELVLSRILK; from the coding sequence ATGTTACAGGTACATAACCTTTCTTTTGCTTATAAAGAGACTAAGGTGTTAAAGCATATTAGTTTTTCCATCAAAAAAGGAGATCACATTGCACTGATTGGAGAAAGTGGATGTGGTAAAAGTACGTTACTCCAACTGATTTATGGAATATTAGACCCCGCAGAAGGTAAGCTGTCCTGGAATAACAAACCTATTTTAGGCCCCCGGTATCACTTAATCCCGGGAGAAGAAAGTATGAAATACCTATCCCAAGGATTTGAACTTTTACCCTATAGGACCGTTGCGGAAAATATAGGGTATTATCTTTCAAATACAGATATAAAATTAAAAAGAGGAAGGGTTAGTGAACTATTAGACATTGTCGAATTACAAGAATATGGCAACACTCGAATTGAACAATTGAGTGGAGGACAGAAACAACGGGTAGCTCTAGCAAAAGCATTAGCTAAAAAACCGGAATTACTGTTACTAGACGAACCTTTCGGTAATATTGATAATTTTAGAAGGAGTTCTTTACGACGAAATTTGTATGCCTACTTAACCCGAAATCAAATTACCAGCATTACCGCTACCCACGACCAAACAGATATTTTATCTTTTGCTTCGCAAACACTGGTATTACAAAGTGGAGAATTAATAATCCAAAAAAATACCAAACAGTTGTATCAAAATCCTGGTAGTTACTATATTGCTTCTTTATTTGGTGAAGTAAATAAGATAAATGCACATCTTTTATATACTGAAATTAGTAAAGATGTAATTGCCTTAATCTATCCGCATGAAATTATTTTACAGCCCAAGAGTGTTTATAAAGCCAAAGTTAGAAATTCCTATTTTAATGGTAGCCACTACCTGATTGAAGCTGTTTTTGATAAGAAGATTTTATTTATTCATTCGCCTGTCACCTTTGTAGAAGGGGACTTTATAGGATTTCAAATTCCTAAGGAACTGGTGTTATCCAGAATTTTAAAATAA
- a CDS encoding ATP-binding protein — translation MSSTVMVNTIHKAEVQTLFQYLEGYLKYRLGVDLKKENEKAPQLHLGSKESPLGSFISNHELSEVEVLLLLLALAPHITPSLLQQIVSSYFPEGGQFVKFGGVTGKNYRGIIPTGETALYMMAGDDVNERLELIKYISTGSRLFNEKILYIESVPIGEPKMSGKLCIDEEYLSLFLLGKVSKPTLSQNFPASLIDTRLEWEDLVLQEKTLDQIREIEIWLKYNEVLMDQWNMKSKIKPGYRVLFYGPPGTGKTLTASLLGKYTNRDVYRIDLSMVISKYIGETEKNLSSLFDKAANKDWILFFDEADAIFGKRTNVRDAHDKYANQEVSYLLQRIEAHPGLVILASNFKTNIDGAFTRRFQTIIEFQLPGADERLRLWKNILPNTIQLENEVSLEEIAKKYAITGANIVNIVQFSCLKTIAGKDKTINLTYLHEGLKKEYNKEGKTISISPLK, via the coding sequence ATGTCAAGTACAGTAATGGTTAATACCATCCATAAAGCTGAAGTACAAACCTTATTTCAATATCTTGAAGGCTACCTTAAATATAGATTGGGGGTAGATTTAAAAAAAGAAAATGAAAAAGCACCTCAATTGCATTTAGGTTCTAAGGAATCCCCTTTGGGATCCTTTATTAGTAATCATGAATTGTCCGAGGTGGAAGTACTACTATTGTTACTGGCACTGGCTCCACATATCACACCTTCTTTATTACAACAAATAGTTTCATCCTATTTTCCAGAGGGCGGGCAATTTGTGAAATTTGGTGGAGTCACAGGGAAAAACTATAGAGGTATTATCCCTACTGGAGAAACAGCATTGTATATGATGGCAGGTGATGATGTAAATGAACGATTAGAACTGATAAAATATATAAGTACTGGATCCAGGTTATTTAATGAAAAAATACTTTATATAGAAAGTGTTCCCATAGGAGAACCTAAAATGAGCGGTAAATTATGTATTGATGAAGAGTATTTATCATTGTTTCTTTTGGGAAAAGTTTCAAAACCAACACTTAGTCAAAATTTTCCGGCTAGTTTAATTGATACCAGATTAGAGTGGGAAGATCTGGTACTTCAGGAAAAAACATTAGATCAAATTCGTGAAATAGAAATTTGGTTAAAGTATAATGAAGTATTAATGGATCAATGGAATATGAAAAGTAAAATAAAACCTGGGTATAGAGTATTGTTTTATGGTCCCCCAGGTACGGGAAAAACGCTGACAGCAAGCTTACTGGGTAAATATACCAATAGAGATGTATACAGAATAGATTTGTCTATGGTCATCTCAAAATATATAGGTGAAACAGAAAAAAACTTATCTTCTCTTTTTGATAAGGCTGCAAATAAGGATTGGATCTTATTTTTTGATGAAGCCGACGCCATTTTTGGTAAAAGAACCAATGTTAGAGATGCGCATGATAAATATGCTAATCAAGAAGTCTCCTATTTATTGCAGCGTATTGAAGCACATCCTGGATTAGTAATTTTAGCATCTAATTTTAAAACAAATATTGATGGGGCATTTACCAGAAGGTTTCAAACTATTATAGAATTTCAGTTACCCGGAGCGGATGAACGACTCAGATTATGGAAAAATATACTTCCAAATACGATCCAATTAGAAAATGAAGTTTCTTTGGAAGAAATTGCAAAAAAATATGCAATCACCGGTGCAAATATTGTAAATATTGTACAGTTTTCGTGCCTTAAAACAATAGCAGGCAAAGATAAAACAATCAATTTAACTTATCTACATGAAGGATTGAAAAAAGAATATAATAAAGAAGGAAAAACAATTTCGATTTCTCCTTTAAAGTAA
- a CDS encoding N-acetylmuramidase family protein, producing MRTIRYRSRGQEVHYLEEILTKLGYTVYVSNYFGKDTNKAVKDFQSKNNLVVDGIVGLKSWSKLIEAEKKLTAFNDKFLSEQDIQDFAGQSGLELAMVKAVNEVESRGKGFLLYGRPVILFEGHVFWRELEKRGVNPAQYVSQHTADVLYKTWKRTHYRGGAGEYDRLEKASGISDLPVFHDAAYCSSSWGAFQIMGFHYKHLGYASVDHFVSEMYQHEREHLKAFGKFIEKTSFKGKKLINWIKEKNWARFAEGYNGPGYKKNKYDLKLKNAYVKYSNG from the coding sequence ATGAGAACAATACGATACCGCTCTAGAGGACAAGAAGTACATTATCTCGAGGAGATTTTAACAAAGTTAGGCTATACCGTATATGTGTCGAATTATTTTGGTAAAGATACCAACAAGGCTGTAAAAGATTTTCAGTCTAAAAATAATTTAGTTGTAGACGGCATAGTAGGTCTTAAATCTTGGTCAAAACTTATCGAAGCAGAAAAAAAACTAACCGCATTTAATGATAAATTTTTATCGGAACAAGATATTCAAGATTTTGCAGGTCAGTCTGGATTGGAACTTGCGATGGTAAAAGCCGTGAATGAAGTGGAAAGCAGAGGCAAGGGCTTTTTATTATACGGTAGACCTGTGATTTTGTTCGAAGGACATGTATTTTGGCGAGAACTGGAAAAAAGAGGTGTTAATCCAGCTCAATATGTGTCTCAACATACCGCAGACGTGTTGTACAAAACATGGAAAAGAACACATTATAGAGGAGGAGCTGGTGAATATGACAGACTGGAAAAAGCTTCGGGGATCTCGGATTTACCGGTATTTCATGATGCAGCCTATTGTTCTTCCTCTTGGGGGGCTTTTCAGATCATGGGGTTTCATTATAAACATTTAGGATATGCATCTGTAGATCATTTCGTTTCTGAGATGTATCAACATGAACGAGAACATCTTAAAGCTTTTGGCAAATTTATCGAAAAAACATCTTTTAAAGGCAAAAAATTAATTAATTGGATCAAGGAAAAGAATTGGGCCAGATTTGCTGAAGGTTATAATGGTCCAGGCTACAAGAAAAATAAATATGATCTAAAATTAAAGAATGCTTATGTCAAGTACAGTAATGGTTAA